One Sphaerisporangium krabiense DNA segment encodes these proteins:
- a CDS encoding GAP1-N2 domain-containing protein → MAWQVHYTSVEAGPAGRAGFQFVAESAGLPQGLTGKIARHLAYKPPPGAPLAPSPEQIARMPVALAYGSLGPAGHPGARESGPSRAPGELSVLARCVYLGRDYSGRYGNFLGHAIVVTEEEMTGLRPVELWGSPLWRDVPASPGADLPDLSDLPPGDGFDPDALAAWLTSGGEAAYARLGELLETVTLALAGGHGRLVLVSADVDEIVRWIAVLSYSLPWPVAARLSFLTYSADPGGAPHLVVGTTPDVWLPADLKAAVFRLDDPPDAAAPAPGRFARTVADCWRRGDLDGIDAIGELSGGPSGKGSDGVPGEQAFEPDMGAALLAFCRGDATVTAEEQSAIARGLSEDLPEWLWDDLARATGRMGFELAAAVRAHAPAETAEWCALRCAALALADPALPTPEPARLPETRASLASDAARALAAVRDLEELGRAVRTAHAVGAPVAAADLERTARALVRDGLGDLARLLDRLPARLGEPAVTGVVLGLEESDDEVRTRMLTDEVSERLWAHDLAHAPRTGTAVVRSLARLRRLSRVEATRELLRLVPPDGPTARDRAATGTEEAGAGDDTGGRGGGAAAARDAGIAEIWEEVPGVAEAAALVDGVGAVLGEVAVLGDVPARAFLAAGLEDPETVRLAHQVRQAVPGYPAKDAEAVLLAAGTREAAEPPDAAAILLRLEELARETHEELHAAAWAVAAAAVAELDPRFRAEVVRRLPDEARAVLARAWIAARTPREEEPALLEVAVRLHLAGETVPELDSWARSRLGGWSMFGSVEARFRRDAELLAGLRELRDAARGRRGRKRGDR, encoded by the coding sequence GTGGCGTGGCAGGTGCATTACACGTCGGTGGAGGCCGGGCCCGCGGGGCGGGCGGGGTTCCAGTTCGTCGCGGAGTCGGCGGGGCTGCCTCAGGGGCTCACCGGCAAGATCGCCCGGCACCTCGCCTACAAGCCGCCGCCCGGCGCCCCGCTGGCGCCGTCCCCCGAGCAGATCGCCCGCATGCCCGTCGCCCTCGCCTACGGCTCCCTCGGCCCGGCCGGCCACCCCGGCGCCCGCGAGAGCGGTCCCTCCCGCGCTCCTGGCGAGTTGAGCGTTCTGGCCCGATGCGTCTACCTGGGCCGTGACTACTCCGGGCGGTACGGCAACTTCCTCGGCCACGCGATCGTGGTTACGGAGGAGGAGATGACGGGGTTGCGGCCGGTCGAGTTGTGGGGGTCGCCGCTGTGGCGGGACGTCCCCGCCTCCCCCGGCGCCGACCTGCCCGACCTGTCCGACCTGCCGCCCGGCGACGGCTTCGATCCCGACGCGCTGGCCGCCTGGCTGACCTCCGGCGGCGAGGCGGCGTACGCGCGGCTCGGCGAACTGCTGGAGACGGTCACGCTCGCCCTCGCCGGAGGCCACGGCCGTCTCGTGCTGGTCAGCGCCGACGTCGACGAGATCGTCCGCTGGATCGCCGTCCTGTCCTACTCGCTGCCCTGGCCGGTCGCGGCCCGCCTGTCGTTCCTCACCTACAGCGCCGACCCGGGCGGCGCGCCGCACCTGGTCGTCGGCACCACCCCCGACGTGTGGCTGCCCGCCGACCTCAAGGCCGCCGTCTTCCGGCTGGACGACCCCCCGGACGCGGCGGCGCCCGCGCCGGGGCGCTTCGCCCGCACGGTGGCCGACTGCTGGCGGCGCGGCGACCTCGACGGCATCGACGCGATCGGCGAACTCTCCGGCGGGCCGTCCGGCAAGGGTTCGGACGGCGTGCCCGGGGAGCAGGCGTTCGAGCCGGACATGGGCGCGGCGCTGCTGGCCTTCTGCCGGGGAGACGCGACCGTGACCGCCGAGGAGCAGTCGGCCATCGCCCGCGGCCTCTCCGAGGACCTGCCCGAGTGGCTGTGGGACGACCTGGCGCGTGCCACCGGACGGATGGGATTCGAACTGGCCGCCGCCGTCCGCGCGCACGCGCCCGCCGAGACGGCCGAGTGGTGCGCGCTGCGGTGCGCGGCGCTCGCCTTGGCCGACCCCGCCCTGCCGACGCCGGAGCCCGCGCGGCTGCCGGAGACGCGCGCGTCCCTGGCCTCCGACGCGGCCCGCGCGCTGGCCGCCGTCCGCGACCTGGAGGAACTCGGCCGGGCGGTACGGACCGCGCACGCCGTCGGCGCGCCGGTGGCCGCGGCCGACCTCGAACGGACGGCGCGGGCGCTGGTCCGCGACGGCCTCGGCGACCTCGCCCGGCTGCTGGACCGCCTCCCCGCGCGGCTCGGCGAGCCCGCGGTGACCGGCGTCGTGCTCGGCCTGGAGGAGTCGGACGACGAGGTGCGGACGCGGATGCTCACCGACGAGGTGTCCGAGCGCTTATGGGCCCACGACCTCGCGCACGCCCCGCGCACCGGGACCGCCGTGGTGCGGTCGCTGGCCCGCCTGCGGCGACTGTCCCGCGTGGAGGCGACCAGAGAACTCCTCCGCCTGGTCCCCCCGGACGGTCCCACCGCACGGGACCGCGCCGCGACGGGGACCGAGGAGGCCGGGGCCGGCGACGATACGGGCGGGCGGGGCGGCGGGGCGGCGGCCGCGCGGGATGCGGGGATCGCCGAGATCTGGGAGGAAGTGCCGGGGGTCGCGGAGGCGGCGGCGCTGGTCGACGGGGTGGGGGCCGTGCTCGGGGAGGTGGCCGTGCTCGGCGACGTCCCGGCCCGGGCGTTCCTCGCGGCCGGGCTGGAGGATCCCGAGACCGTGCGCCTGGCGCACCAGGTGCGCCAGGCCGTCCCCGGCTATCCCGCCAAGGACGCCGAGGCCGTGCTGCTCGCCGCGGGGACGCGCGAGGCGGCGGAACCGCCGGACGCGGCCGCGATACTCCTGCGGCTGGAGGAGCTGGCCCGCGAGACGCACGAGGAGCTGCACGCCGCGGCGTGGGCGGTCGCGGCGGCGGCGGTGGCCGAACTGGACCCGCGGTTCAGGGCCGAGGTGGTCAGGCGGCTCCCGGACGAGGCGCGGGCCGTGCTGGCGCGCGCCTGGATCGCGGCCCGGACTCCCCGCGAGGAGGAGCCCGCCCTGCTGGAGGTCGCCGTGCGGCTGCACCTGGCCGGTGAGACGGTGCCCGAGCTGGACTCCTGGGCGCGGTCCCGGCTGGGCGGCTGGTCGATGTTCGGCTCGGTCGAGGCCCGGTTCCGGCGGGACGCCGAGCTGCTGGCGGGGCTGCGCGAGCTGCGGGACGCGGCGCGGGGCCGCCGGGGGCGGAAGCGCGGGGACCGCTGA
- a CDS encoding TRAFAC clade GTPase domain-containing protein codes for MTITCPFCFARLDRDRIAFRCAGRAGRGGGCEARLDETLAEYLGSSAAAYLPPVFSVRRPGRRADCPTCHRSTGWRVCPECHSRLPAEYCANPGRIVALVGAKGSGKSTYIAVLLHELTNRVGAELDASLVACDDRTIARYKQDFARPLYGEHRLLSTTRPAATEPRDPLVYLLTRTVPGRLRTKTMSLTLVFFDTAGEDLRSRESTETHLRYLNAADAIIFLVDPLELPGAKASLSGTAAARGGVNAGDPDSDPINVISRVAELLRDRAGSGKLKVPVAVALSKIDALQDTMDAQSALHRARMPSGTLDLDDRDAVHEQVRALMDEWEAGMVDRYLRQHFTDFALFGLSALGGIPGDDTVAPGGVRPYRVEDPLLWLLHRFGMLTGVRR; via the coding sequence GTGACCATCACCTGTCCGTTCTGCTTCGCCCGGCTGGACCGCGACCGCATCGCGTTCCGGTGCGCGGGCAGGGCCGGGCGCGGCGGCGGCTGCGAGGCGCGGCTGGACGAGACCCTCGCCGAGTACCTGGGCTCCTCCGCCGCCGCCTACCTGCCCCCGGTGTTCTCGGTGCGCAGGCCCGGCCGCCGCGCCGACTGCCCGACCTGCCACCGCTCCACCGGCTGGCGGGTGTGCCCGGAGTGCCACAGCAGGCTGCCCGCCGAGTACTGCGCCAACCCCGGCAGGATCGTCGCCCTCGTCGGGGCGAAGGGATCCGGCAAGAGCACCTACATCGCCGTGCTGCTGCACGAGCTGACCAACCGGGTCGGCGCCGAGCTCGACGCCTCGCTCGTCGCCTGCGACGACCGCACCATCGCCCGCTACAAGCAGGACTTCGCCCGCCCCCTGTACGGCGAGCACCGCCTGCTCAGCACCACCCGGCCGGCGGCCACCGAGCCGCGCGACCCGCTGGTCTACCTGCTCACCCGCACGGTGCCCGGGCGGCTGCGCACCAAGACCATGTCGCTCACGCTGGTCTTCTTCGACACCGCCGGCGAGGACCTGCGCAGCCGCGAGTCCACCGAGACCCACCTGCGCTACCTCAACGCCGCCGACGCGATCATCTTCCTGGTCGACCCGCTGGAGCTGCCCGGCGCCAAGGCGTCGCTGAGCGGGACGGCGGCGGCCAGGGGCGGCGTCAACGCCGGCGACCCCGACAGCGACCCGATCAACGTGATCAGCCGGGTCGCCGAGCTGCTGCGCGACCGCGCCGGCTCCGGCAAGCTGAAGGTCCCCGTGGCCGTGGCGCTGAGCAAGATCGACGCCCTGCAGGACACCATGGACGCCCAGTCCGCGCTGCACCGCGCCCGCATGCCCTCCGGCACCCTCGACCTGGACGACAGGGACGCCGTCCACGAGCAGGTGCGGGCGCTCATGGACGAATGGGAGGCCGGCATGGTCGACCGCTACCTGCGTCAGCACTTCACCGACTTCGCCCTGTTCGGCCTCTCGGCCCTCGGCGGCATCCCCGGCGACGACACCGTCGCCCCCGGCGGCGTCCGCCCCTACCGCGTCGAAGACCCACTGCTGTGGCTCCTGCACAGGTTCGGCATGCTCACGGGGGTTCGCCGGTAA
- a CDS encoding Hsp70 family protein, with amino-acid sequence MAVYGIDLGTTYSCIAYVDDVGRPTVLRNLEGTDTTPSVVFFESPDNVVVGATAKDSAVLEPDLVVSRIKRDMGQDVPRVRHGRPYTPEEISAFVLRKLADDARTATGDTVEDVVITVPAYFGAAERDATRKAGQIAGLNVIDIVSEPIAAAITYGVLNPGADHTILVYDLGGGTFDTTVITLKDGDIEVVCTDGDHELGGADWDDRLVEHLAESFQAEHPDAGDPLLDKQSEQQLRRDAEDLKKTLSTRTQHVVRVVHDGRVATVEVTRETLLDLTRDLLDRTVEITRRTIDTAAAKGVRHYDHLVLVGGSTKMPAVAETLQKEFQLLPRLQDPDLAVAKGAALYAFEETYRRLIAEGRHDQAEDMAARAGLTADQQEQIAGRTIKTVASRAFGIVVVDKETRRRGVAHLVHANDALPAAVTQDFYTIDDGQTGVDVEVMEQAGAVESESPEDNGLIAEGLLQIPSGKPAGWPVEVTFALDASGLLQVTARERETGEALELRIQIGGMSEEDVAESRAALSRVQVG; translated from the coding sequence ATGGCTGTTTACGGGATCGACCTCGGCACGACGTATTCCTGCATCGCCTATGTGGACGACGTCGGCCGCCCGACCGTGCTGCGCAACCTGGAGGGCACCGACACCACGCCGTCCGTGGTGTTCTTCGAGTCCCCCGACAACGTGGTCGTGGGGGCGACCGCCAAGGACAGCGCGGTGCTGGAGCCGGACCTCGTGGTAAGCCGGATAAAGCGCGACATGGGGCAGGACGTCCCCCGGGTCCGGCACGGCCGTCCCTACACGCCGGAAGAGATCTCGGCCTTCGTCCTGCGCAAACTCGCCGACGACGCCAGGACCGCCACCGGCGACACCGTCGAGGACGTCGTCATCACCGTCCCCGCCTACTTCGGCGCCGCCGAGCGCGACGCCACCCGCAAGGCCGGGCAGATCGCCGGGCTCAACGTCATCGACATCGTCTCCGAGCCCATCGCCGCGGCCATCACCTACGGCGTGCTCAACCCCGGCGCCGACCACACGATCCTCGTGTACGACCTCGGCGGCGGCACGTTCGACACCACCGTCATCACCCTCAAGGACGGCGACATCGAGGTCGTCTGCACCGACGGCGACCACGAGCTCGGCGGCGCCGACTGGGACGACCGCCTCGTCGAGCACCTGGCCGAGAGCTTCCAGGCCGAGCACCCCGACGCCGGCGACCCCCTGCTGGACAAGCAGTCCGAGCAGCAGCTCCGCCGCGACGCCGAGGACCTGAAGAAGACGCTGTCCACCCGCACCCAGCACGTCGTGCGCGTCGTCCACGACGGCAGGGTGGCCACCGTCGAGGTGACCCGCGAGACCCTGCTGGACCTGACCCGCGACCTGCTCGACCGCACCGTCGAGATCACCCGCAGGACCATCGACACGGCCGCGGCCAAGGGCGTGCGCCACTACGACCACCTGGTGCTGGTCGGCGGCTCCACCAAGATGCCCGCGGTCGCCGAGACCCTGCAGAAGGAGTTCCAGCTCCTCCCCCGCCTGCAGGACCCGGACCTCGCCGTCGCCAAGGGCGCCGCGCTGTACGCCTTCGAGGAGACCTACCGGCGGCTGATCGCCGAAGGACGGCACGACCAGGCCGAGGACATGGCCGCGCGGGCCGGCCTCACCGCCGACCAGCAGGAGCAGATCGCGGGCCGCACGATCAAGACCGTCGCCTCGCGGGCCTTCGGCATCGTCGTCGTCGACAAGGAGACCCGGCGCCGCGGCGTCGCCCACCTGGTGCACGCCAACGACGCCCTGCCCGCCGCCGTCACCCAGGACTTCTACACCATCGACGACGGCCAGACCGGCGTCGACGTCGAGGTCATGGAGCAGGCGGGCGCGGTCGAGTCGGAGTCCCCCGAGGACAACGGGCTGATCGCCGAGGGGCTGCTGCAGATCCCCTCGGGCAAGCCCGCCGGATGGCCCGTCGAGGTCACCTTCGCCCTCGACGCCTCCGGCCTGCTCCAGGTCACCGCCAGGGAGCGCGAGACCGGCGAGGCCCTGGAGCTGCGCATCCAGATCGGCGGCATGTCCGAGGAGGACGTCGCCGAGTCACGGGCCGCCCTGTCGCGCGTCCAGGTCGGCTAG
- a CDS encoding nucleotide exchange factor GrpE, which translates to MPPPPEPRVTTAATSADGAGPGVAAGAEATEPARQIEELTRQIGALTETLRRDHERAAHREQVIDRLHAENQQLRHGILQEALAPVRTALYRLHDTATRVAARWRSDDPPSPEFAGPLLAAMADEVAEVLGRTGAERLSVRPGDAYDPALHRPAGTSAVPAAEDGTVVEVLSDGFTTGDRVLRKASVIIGRASEDEDGDPAPEDDPAGTDEAETADGPDDTDGAKDDTGRRGDTDGRDGGDAEEDSGKEKESE; encoded by the coding sequence ATGCCGCCGCCCCCAGAGCCGCGCGTGACCACGGCAGCCACCTCCGCGGACGGCGCCGGCCCCGGCGTCGCGGCGGGCGCCGAGGCCACGGAGCCGGCGCGGCAGATCGAGGAGCTGACGCGGCAGATCGGCGCGCTCACCGAGACGCTGCGGCGCGACCACGAGCGCGCCGCGCACCGCGAGCAGGTCATCGACCGCCTGCACGCCGAGAACCAGCAGCTGCGGCACGGGATCCTGCAGGAGGCGCTGGCGCCGGTCCGCACGGCGCTCTACCGCCTCCACGACACGGCGACGCGCGTGGCGGCGCGCTGGCGCTCCGACGACCCGCCGTCCCCCGAGTTCGCGGGCCCGCTGCTCGCCGCGATGGCCGACGAGGTGGCCGAGGTCCTCGGCCGCACGGGCGCCGAGCGGCTCTCGGTCCGGCCCGGCGACGCCTACGACCCCGCCCTGCACCGCCCCGCGGGCACCAGCGCCGTCCCCGCGGCCGAGGACGGCACGGTCGTGGAGGTCCTCTCCGACGGCTTCACCACGGGCGACCGCGTGCTGCGCAAGGCTTCGGTGATCATCGGCAGAGCCTCGGAAGACGAGGACGGCGATCCGGCCCCCGAGGACGACCCGGCCGGGACGGACGAGGCCGAGACGGCGGACGGGCCCGACGACACGGACGGCGCGAAAGACGACACCGGCCGCCGGGGCGACACGGACGGCCGGGACGGCGGGGACGCCGAAGAGGACAGCGGCAAGGAAAAGGAGAGCGAGTAG
- a CDS encoding type 1 glutamine amidotransferase, with amino-acid sequence MTYRVLIIEHETDAGLGFFGEWLTGAGVTPEVVRPFLGEELPDGTLPHGLIVLGGSASAWDDEAYPWLPGIRDLIRRSVEASVPTLGICLGAQLMTLALGGRVERGAAGLEIGLRRIAPLPAAADDLLMGRLPAEPKVVHYHQDAMTALPEGSVPLATGDPYPNQAYRFGERAWAVQFHPEASPEVFADWMTVTGASLTAAGHDPRALDADVAAAGAELDATWRPFAEAFAAVVRDAPRHVREHRETARNR; translated from the coding sequence ATGACATACCGGGTACTGATCATCGAGCACGAGACCGACGCCGGCCTCGGGTTCTTCGGCGAATGGCTGACCGGGGCCGGCGTCACCCCCGAGGTCGTGCGGCCCTTCCTCGGCGAGGAGCTCCCCGACGGCACGCTCCCGCACGGGCTGATCGTGCTCGGCGGGTCCGCCTCGGCCTGGGACGACGAGGCGTACCCCTGGCTCCCCGGCATCCGTGACCTGATCAGGCGCTCGGTGGAGGCGTCCGTCCCCACCCTCGGCATCTGCCTGGGCGCCCAGCTCATGACCCTGGCCCTGGGCGGACGCGTCGAGCGCGGCGCCGCCGGCCTGGAGATCGGCCTGCGCCGCATCGCGCCGCTGCCCGCCGCCGCGGACGACCTCCTGATGGGACGGCTGCCCGCCGAGCCGAAGGTCGTCCACTACCACCAGGACGCCATGACCGCCCTGCCAGAAGGCTCCGTGCCGCTGGCCACCGGCGACCCCTACCCGAACCAGGCGTACCGGTTCGGCGAGCGCGCCTGGGCCGTGCAGTTCCACCCCGAGGCGTCCCCCGAGGTCTTCGCCGACTGGATGACCGTCACCGGCGCCTCGCTGACCGCCGCCGGGCACGACCCGCGCGCCCTGGACGCCGACGTCGCCGCCGCGGGCGCCGAACTGGACGCGACCTGGCGCCCGTTCGCCGAGGCGTTCGCCGCCGTCGTGCGCGATGCGCCGCGCCACGTCCGGGAACACCGCGAAACAGCGCGCAACCGCTGA
- a CDS encoding bifunctional [glutamine synthetase] adenylyltransferase/[glutamine synthetase]-adenylyl-L-tyrosine phosphorylase, whose protein sequence is MNAESRIQTTAGRLARLGFADAARAGRLLDGLGPEAAGDLGLLTALVGAADPDLALTSLSRLFERDPGVLGAMRADPGLRARLVGVLGLSAALGEHVVRHPGHWKALEGDQALQRPPERDVRAALLESVGADPADPEPRALQGGTEAMSALRVAYRGRLLHLAARDATGAASFSQVTAELSGLAGAALEAALAIARAEVPESADARLAVIGMGKCGARELNYISDVDVVFVAEPREGVDETKGLQAATRLAQAMMRACSASTPEGALWEVDAALRPEGKAGPLVRTMASHLAYYRRWAKTWEFQALLKARPVAGDPELGGEYVAAVDEMVWQSSAREHFVEDVQAMRRRVEAHIRAGEADRQIKLGPGGLRDIEFAVQLLQLVHGRTDALLRRRATLPALAALSRGGYVARDDAKALAEAYIFLRKVEHLMQLHHLRRTHVLPEDEADLRRIGRALGMTVDPVGEFTTRWKRHAMEARRLHEKLFYRPLLQAVARLPGDEARLSPAAATARLSALGYADPDGALRHIAALTSGVTRRAAIQRTLLPVMLGWFADAPDPDAGLLGFRQVSDKLGTTPWYLRLLRDETAAAERMARLLGTSRYATGLLLHAPDAVAMLGSEAELAARPKEALAGELAASVRRHAEDAEAAVDAVRALRRRELLRIAIAGLVGGAGVEEVGRALSELNDVTIQAALDAAIHKVSVERRGPLPTRFTVIAMGRLGGYECSYGSDADVMFVHAPVEGAGEKDATDVAHAVANELRRLLARPAPDPPLHIDPDLRPEGRQGPLVRSLSSYAAYYRRWSSPWESQALLRARYSAGDAALGAEFMTLIEPLRHPPGGIGEDAVREIRRLKARMEAERLPRGADPLLHTKLGRGGLADVEWPAQLIQLRHAHAVPGLRTTRTLGALRAAAEAGLLAGSDEEVLAEAWRFASRVRDAIMLVRGRAGDSIPADVRERAMIARALGYPPDGSEDFVEDYRRATRRARAVTERVFYGAD, encoded by the coding sequence GTGAACGCCGAGTCCCGCATCCAGACGACGGCCGGGCGCCTGGCCCGGCTCGGGTTCGCGGACGCCGCCCGTGCCGGACGGCTGCTGGACGGCCTAGGCCCCGAGGCCGCCGGCGACCTGGGCCTGCTCACGGCCCTCGTCGGCGCGGCCGACCCCGACCTCGCGCTCACCTCCCTGAGCCGCCTGTTCGAACGCGACCCCGGCGTGCTCGGCGCGATGCGCGCCGACCCGGGCCTGCGGGCTCGGCTGGTCGGCGTCCTCGGCCTGTCGGCGGCGCTCGGCGAGCACGTCGTGCGCCACCCCGGGCACTGGAAGGCCCTCGAAGGCGACCAGGCGCTCCAGCGCCCGCCCGAGCGTGACGTGCGGGCCGCGCTGCTGGAGTCCGTCGGCGCCGACCCCGCCGACCCCGAGCCCCGCGCCCTCCAGGGCGGCACCGAGGCCATGTCCGCCCTGCGCGTCGCCTACCGGGGCAGGCTGCTGCACCTGGCGGCGCGCGACGCCACGGGCGCCGCCTCCTTCTCCCAGGTCACCGCCGAGCTGTCCGGCCTGGCGGGCGCGGCGCTCGAGGCCGCGCTCGCCATCGCCAGGGCCGAGGTCCCCGAGAGCGCCGACGCCCGCCTCGCCGTGATCGGCATGGGCAAGTGCGGCGCCCGCGAGCTCAACTACATCAGCGACGTCGACGTCGTCTTCGTCGCCGAGCCCCGCGAGGGCGTGGACGAGACCAAGGGACTCCAGGCGGCGACGCGCCTCGCCCAGGCCATGATGCGCGCCTGCTCGGCGAGCACGCCCGAAGGGGCGCTGTGGGAGGTGGACGCGGCGCTGCGGCCCGAGGGCAAGGCAGGGCCGCTGGTGCGCACGATGGCCAGCCACCTGGCGTACTACCGCAGGTGGGCCAAGACCTGGGAGTTCCAGGCCCTGCTCAAGGCGCGCCCGGTCGCCGGCGACCCGGAGCTCGGCGGCGAGTACGTCGCCGCGGTGGACGAGATGGTCTGGCAGTCCTCCGCCCGCGAGCACTTCGTCGAGGACGTCCAGGCGATGCGCCGCAGGGTCGAGGCCCACATCCGCGCCGGCGAGGCCGACCGCCAGATCAAGCTCGGCCCCGGCGGCCTGCGCGACATCGAGTTCGCCGTGCAGCTCCTCCAGCTCGTCCACGGCCGCACCGACGCCCTGCTGCGCCGCCGCGCGACGCTGCCCGCGCTCGCCGCGCTCTCGCGGGGCGGCTACGTCGCCAGGGACGACGCCAAGGCGCTCGCCGAGGCCTACATCTTCCTGCGCAAGGTGGAGCACCTCATGCAGCTGCACCACCTGCGCCGCACGCACGTGCTCCCCGAGGACGAGGCCGACCTGCGCCGCATCGGGCGCGCCCTCGGCATGACCGTGGACCCGGTGGGCGAGTTCACCACCCGGTGGAAGCGCCACGCCATGGAGGCCAGGCGGCTGCACGAGAAGCTGTTCTACCGTCCGCTGCTGCAGGCGGTCGCCCGCCTGCCCGGGGACGAGGCCCGGCTCTCGCCCGCCGCCGCCACCGCGCGCCTGTCCGCGCTCGGGTACGCCGACCCCGACGGCGCGCTGCGGCACATCGCCGCGCTGACCAGCGGCGTCACCCGGCGCGCCGCGATCCAGCGCACGCTGCTGCCCGTCATGCTCGGCTGGTTCGCCGACGCCCCCGACCCCGACGCGGGCCTGCTCGGGTTCCGCCAGGTCAGCGACAAGCTCGGCACCACCCCGTGGTACCTGCGGCTGCTGCGCGACGAGACCGCCGCCGCCGAGCGCATGGCCCGCCTGCTCGGCACCAGCCGCTACGCCACCGGCCTGCTCCTGCACGCCCCGGACGCCGTGGCCATGCTGGGTTCGGAGGCCGAGCTGGCGGCGCGCCCCAAGGAGGCGCTGGCCGGCGAGCTGGCCGCGTCCGTGCGCCGCCACGCCGAGGACGCCGAGGCCGCCGTCGACGCGGTGCGCGCGCTGCGCAGGCGCGAGCTGCTGCGCATCGCCATCGCCGGGCTGGTCGGCGGCGCCGGCGTCGAGGAGGTCGGCCGCGCGCTGTCGGAGCTGAACGACGTCACCATCCAGGCCGCGCTGGACGCCGCGATCCACAAGGTCTCGGTGGAGCGCCGCGGGCCGCTGCCCACCCGCTTCACCGTGATCGCCATGGGACGGCTCGGCGGCTACGAGTGCTCCTACGGCAGCGACGCCGACGTCATGTTCGTCCACGCGCCGGTCGAGGGCGCCGGCGAGAAGGACGCCACCGACGTGGCGCACGCCGTCGCCAACGAGTTGCGCCGCCTGCTGGCGCGGCCCGCCCCCGACCCGCCCCTGCACATCGACCCCGACCTGCGCCCGGAGGGCCGCCAGGGCCCGCTGGTGCGTTCGCTGTCGTCCTACGCGGCCTACTACCGGCGCTGGTCCTCGCCGTGGGAGTCCCAGGCCCTGCTGCGGGCCCGCTACTCGGCGGGCGACGCCGCGCTGGGCGCGGAGTTCATGACGCTGATCGAGCCCCTGCGCCACCCGCCGGGCGGCATCGGCGAGGACGCGGTGCGCGAGATCCGGCGGCTGAAGGCCCGCATGGAGGCCGAGCGGCTGCCACGCGGCGCGGACCCCCTGCTGCACACCAAGCTCGGCAGGGGCGGGCTGGCCGACGTGGAGTGGCCGGCCCAGCTCATCCAGCTCCGGCACGCCCACGCGGTGCCCGGGTTGCGTACCACGCGCACGCTCGGGGCGCTGCGCGCCGCCGCCGAGGCCGGGCTGCTCGCCGGGTCCGACGAGGAGGTGCTCGCCGAGGCGTGGCGGTTCGCCTCGCGGGTCCGCGACGCCATCATGCTCGTGCGCGGCCGCGCGGGCGACAGCATCCCCGCCGACGTGCGCGAGCGCGCCATGATCGCCCGCGCGCTCGGCTACCCGCCCGACGGCTCGGAGGACTTCGTGGAGGACTACCGCAGGGCCACCCGCCGCGCCAGGGCCGTCACGGAGCGCGTCTTCTACGGCGCGGACTGA
- a CDS encoding NUDIX domain-containing protein, which translates to MGNALLLLPSVNAFVFDDEGRLLLARHSEQGDVWSAPGGIVEPDEPPAEAVVRETREEVGLDVRIRGLIGAYGGPGFRTTYPNGDQVAHVITVYGCTAEGGTPVPDGVEISEVRWVTEPEAAGLPTPSWLPLVLPDCFAWWRSARQTWSPVS; encoded by the coding sequence GTGGGCAACGCCTTGCTGCTCCTGCCGTCGGTCAACGCCTTCGTGTTCGACGACGAGGGGCGGCTGCTGCTGGCCCGGCACAGCGAGCAGGGCGACGTGTGGTCCGCGCCGGGGGGCATCGTCGAGCCCGACGAGCCGCCCGCCGAGGCCGTGGTGCGCGAGACGCGCGAGGAGGTCGGGCTCGACGTCCGGATCCGCGGCCTGATCGGCGCCTACGGCGGCCCCGGGTTCCGCACGACCTACCCCAACGGGGACCAGGTGGCGCACGTCATCACCGTCTACGGCTGCACCGCCGAGGGCGGCACGCCCGTGCCCGACGGTGTCGAGATCTCCGAGGTCCGCTGGGTCACCGAGCCGGAGGCCGCCGGCCTGCCCACGCCGTCCTGGCTGCCGCTCGTGCTGCCCGACTGCTTCGCGTGGTGGCGGTCCGCCCGCCAGACCTGGAGCCCCGTCTCCTGA
- a CDS encoding helix-turn-helix domain-containing protein, with the protein MFRTVRQPDGTTYSYEQAAREITRRGTPVSHTTLWKLRTGRTDDLSVSHLVAIADFFGVEPAYFFDDAYAAQANVRLELLPAMKDAGVRRIAMRAAGLSHSSIENIANMIAHLRTLEGLPPDCAAAPPSQEPAASASPEDSRPG; encoded by the coding sequence TTGTTTCGCACCGTGCGCCAGCCCGACGGCACCACCTACAGCTACGAGCAGGCGGCGCGAGAGATCACCCGGCGTGGCACTCCCGTCTCCCACACCACCCTGTGGAAGCTGCGCACCGGCAGGACCGACGACCTGTCGGTGAGCCACCTGGTCGCCATCGCCGACTTCTTCGGCGTCGAGCCCGCGTACTTCTTCGACGACGCCTACGCCGCGCAGGCCAACGTCCGGCTGGAGCTGCTGCCCGCCATGAAGGACGCGGGCGTGCGCAGGATCGCCATGCGCGCCGCCGGCCTGTCGCACTCCAGCATCGAGAACATCGCCAACATGATCGCCCACCTGCGCACGCTCGAAGGGCTCCCGCCGGACTGCGCCGCCGCCCCGCCGTCGCAGGAGCCCGCCGCGAGCGCCTCGCCGGAGGACTCCCGGCCCGGCTGA